The genomic region CCGCCAAGGGGTGCACCTGGTGGAATGGGGTCGGGGCGGTCGGTTCGGCAATCGTGGGTATGTGCTCAAGTCCGGGGACCTCCCAGGCCTCGTCACCGGCAATGACCAGTGTGTTCAAAGTCAGGTCGACATCGACCGCGCCGTGGTCGACAAAACCTGCCCCGCCCTGCAGCCGCCCAGGGCCGACAACCCGGCGCGGCGTCCCCACCGGTTCCGCCAGCGCCTCCGGCACGAGCGGGGTATCCAACGCGACATTGATATGCGCGGCGCTGCTGCCGCCCGCGTCCGCGTCTAGCTCGATCGGGTCACCCACCGCGGCGACCTGCTGTGTCGCGGCGTAGCGGCCGAAGATGCCCTGCTGCCAGATCGTCTGCGATGCGCCGGTGCCCACCAGCCGCTCCGGCCGGTCCGCACTGACCACGAGCAGCGGGGTGTGCGACATGTGCGCCTCGATGACGGCCGGGTAGCAGTTCGCCACCGCAGTTCCCGAGGTCATCACCACCGCCACCGGCCTGCGTTGCACACGCGCGAGGCCGAGGGCGAGGAAGGAGGCGGCGCGTTCGTCGATACGCGAATGGACAGTGACGTCCCTGCGCGCCAGAAACGCGTACGCCAACGGCGAGTTGCGCGAACCCGGGCACAACACGACATCCGTGACATGCCCGGCGACCTCTTCCGCGACGTAATTCGCGACGGCGATTGCCTCTACTGCAGAATCCGCCATTACTGCCCCGACCCAAACAGATCGTCGAGGAAGCCCTGGATCTCGCTAACGACGCCTTCCGCCTCGTCTTGCAGCTCAGGCGGAATCTCAGTCGGAACCTCGGAGGGAAGGTCATCCGGCAGGTCAGACGGGATGGTCACCTGGGGATCACCGTCGGAGTTGCGGCCGAACAGGCCGTCGAGCAGACCCTCCGGGGTCGTCGTCACTGTCTCTGTCTCCGTGAGGGTCACCGGTGCCGGCGGCGGCTGGTTCGCACGGCCCTCCGCCCCGCGCCACAAGAAGAACAAGACAAGGGCTGCCAGGGCCAACAGCAACGCGGTGATGCCCATGGCGACGCCGCCGGCCCTGCCGCCGCGCTGCGGCTGCTCGTAGGGCTCGGGATCGCTGTAGGCCTGGCGGTCGCGCGGCGGGCGGTACGGCTGCTCGTAAGGTTCGGGATCGCCGTAGCCCTCGTAACCTTCATAGCCGCCGTATCCGTCGTAGCTGTCCTGCCCGCCGTACTGGGTGTGGCCGCCGTACTGCGTCTCCGGGTACGCAGCCTGGTAGGTCGTCTCATCCGGCATGTACTGCCGTGGCCCCTTCTCGCGGGGCTGGAACTGTGCAGTGCGGTCGTCGGCGCCGAGGAACTCGGTCTCATTATTCGAGCCGTCGCGGCGGGTCTGATCATCCATGGGCCACATCGTAGTCCCCCGGCGATCTGAGACCTACCGCGGTGAAGCGGCGGCCTACAGCACCAGGCCGAAGACAGGCACCGCCAGGAAGTAGGTAGCCAGGGTGATGATCACCACGGCGATGACGTTGAGCCAGATACCGCCCTTGATCATCTGCCCCATGGTGACGTAGCCGGAACTGTAGGCAATCGCGTTCGGCGGGGTGGCCACCGGAAGCATGAACGCGCATGTGGCGGACAGGGCGACCGGGATGGTCAGCAGCATGACGTTCATGTCCCCGCCCGATGTCAGGCCGATGCCGGTGGCGACACCGCCCATGATCGGCAAGAACGTCGCGGCCGTCGCCGTGTTGGAGGTCAGCTCCGTCAGCAGCAGGATGAGCACAGCCACTGCGGCGATGAGCAGGATGACCGGCAGACCTGCAAGAATCTTCGCCACTTCACCGACCCACAACGACAGGCCCGTCTTGGTGAACATCGCCGACAGCGACAGACCGCCGCCGAACAGCAGCAGCACATCCCAGGGGATGTCCTTGGCGGTCTCCCAATCCAGCAGGCGGATGCCGTTGAGTTTGCCCGGGATGGTGAACAGCAACAACCCGGCGATCATGCCCACGCTCGCATCGGTGTAGGGGAAGTCCCAGCCGAAGGTCTCCATCCCCAGCGGGATGAACACCCAGGCCAGCGCTGCAGACACGAAGATCACACCGGCGAGGATTTGGCCGGGGGTCCAGCGGCCGATCTTCTTCAATTCGTCGTCGATAAGCTCTTTGCCCCCGGGGATCTCGTCGATCTCGGGCTTGAACACATTGATCAGGATGACCCACGCAAGCAGCGTGAACAGCACCGCAATGGGCACACCGAACATCATCCACTTGCCAAAACCGATCTCGATACCGTGCGATTCCTTCATGTAGCCGGCCAGCAGCAGGTTCGGCGGCGTACCGATCAGCGTGCCCAGCGAGCCTGTCGACGCCGAGTACGCAATGCCCAGCATCAGCGCCGTGGCGAAGTTCTTCTGCTTGTCCATGCTGCCCAGCTGCTCCGCGGTGAGAGTGAGCACGGAAACACCGATCGGCAGCATGACCACGGCCGTGGCGGTGTTGGACACCCACATCGACAGGAAGCCGGTGGCCACCATGAAGCCCAGGATGATGCGCTTCGGGGACGTACCGATGAGCTTGACCACCCACAGCGCAAGCCGGCGGTGCAAGTTCCACCGTTGCAGACCCAGCGCAATCATGAATCCGCCCATGAACAGGAAGATCGTGTCGGACGCGTACGGGGCGCTGACTTCCTTGAACTCGGCGACGCCCATGATCGGGAAGATGGCCAACGGAATCAGCGCAGTGGCGGCGAGCGGGATCGCCTCCGTCATCCACCACACCGCCATCCACACCGCGACTGCAGCCACGATGCGCATTGCCTGCGCGGAGTACTCTTTCTCAGCGTCAGCACCGGCGGACCGGGCTACGGTGTCAGCGGCGCCGTCCGGGAACAACAGGTAGATGACCACTGCCGCCGCAAGCCCGACAAACAAGCCGATGACCTGGCGGCGCCAGTCCTTGCGTTCCGGCGCGGTGGCGATGTCGCCTTCCGCGAACTGAGTGGAATCGTGAGTTATCGCTGTTGCTGGCATGAATCAAACATATGCCATACAGCGCCTCAGACGATAAAACCACCAGTCTTTTCTTATCGACGACGCCCGCAAACCCGCCACCCTATCCGCATCCGGCGCGAACAACTCTGTCGGATTGATACTGATGCGCCCCTCC from Corynebacterium genitalium ATCC 33030 harbors:
- a CDS encoding SLC13 family permease, which translates into the protein MPATAITHDSTQFAEGDIATAPERKDWRRQVIGLFVGLAAAVVIYLLFPDGAADTVARSAGADAEKEYSAQAMRIVAAVAVWMAVWWMTEAIPLAATALIPLAIFPIMGVAEFKEVSAPYASDTIFLFMGGFMIALGLQRWNLHRRLALWVVKLIGTSPKRIILGFMVATGFLSMWVSNTATAVVMLPIGVSVLTLTAEQLGSMDKQKNFATALMLGIAYSASTGSLGTLIGTPPNLLLAGYMKESHGIEIGFGKWMMFGVPIAVLFTLLAWVILINVFKPEIDEIPGGKELIDDELKKIGRWTPGQILAGVIFVSAALAWVFIPLGMETFGWDFPYTDASVGMIAGLLLFTIPGKLNGIRLLDWETAKDIPWDVLLLFGGGLSLSAMFTKTGLSLWVGEVAKILAGLPVILLIAAVAVLILLLTELTSNTATAATFLPIMGGVATGIGLTSGGDMNVMLLTIPVALSATCAFMLPVATPPNAIAYSSGYVTMGQMIKGGIWLNVIAVVIITLATYFLAVPVFGLVL